One segment of Primulina tabacum isolate GXHZ01 chromosome 14, ASM2559414v2, whole genome shotgun sequence DNA contains the following:
- the LOC142524567 gene encoding U-box domain-containing protein 6-like, producing the protein MDASEIEDNLLSIGEPKLHGEMCKNLCSVYAKVLTIFPDLEAARPRSTSGIQALCALHIALEKTKTILQHCAECSKLYLAITGDSVVMKFEKARCAVEDSLKRVEDIVPPAIGSQIAEILGELGRIEFSLDPIEKQTGDDIIGLLQQGRNFNNNSHDNEELESFHQAASRLGITSSRAALRERRALKKLVERARSDDDKRKESIIAYLMHLMRKYSKVFRGEFSDDNDSQGSTPCSPTIQGSFEDGNMLGRNGFAFDRQFSKLSSFNFKPNFRRSEQIPVPPEELRCPISLQLMYDPVIIASGQTYERVCIEKWFGDGHNTCPKTQQQLPHLSLTPNYCVKGLVASWCEINKIPVPDSPPESLDLNYWRLVLSESDSANSKSLESLESCKFKGVKVEPLNDSGIIEEAEGNELEATSAQDGDCGDYHAFKRCHDCLAILEKDDDLMEKCKVVEQLRHLLKDDEEARVYMGANGFVEALLHFLDAAVSDRNRMAQEIGAMALFNLAVNNNRNKELLLASGVLPILRKMIANTDSVGATTALYLNLSCLEEAKAIMGTTQEAVYFLISVLKHETDEQCKIDALHTLYNISSHSTNIPHLLGAGIIDGLQNLITHPSDHSSTEKCIAMLIYLASSKSAIDEIIASPGLITGLATILDIGEPVEQEQAAACLLILCNTSDKCCEMVLQEGVIPSLVSISVNGTLRGKQKAQKLLMLFREQRQRDPSPVPTRPMPENSEIALPSQNSKPLCKSISRRKVGKALSWWKNKSFSVYQC; encoded by the exons ATGGACGCTTCAGAGATTGAAGATAATTTACTCTCCATTGGTGAACCGAAG TTACATGGTGAGATGTGCAAGAACCTATGTTCCGTGTATGCGAAAGTATTGACGATATTCCCCGATCTAGAGGCGGCTCGACCAAGGAGCACATCTGGTATTCAAGCCCTATGTGCTCTGCATATAGCACTTGAAAAGACCAAGACTATTCTTCAGCATTGCGCAGAATGTAGTAAACTTTACCTG GCAATAACTGGAGATTCTGTGGTTATGAAATTTGAGAAAGCACGATGTGCAGTTGAAGATAGTTTAAAACGGGTTGAAGATATCGTTCCACCAGCCATTGGCAGTCAG ATTGCTGAGATTTTAGGTGAACTTGGAAGGATCGAGTTTTCTCTTGATCCAATTGAGAAGCAAACAGGTGATGACATTATTGGATTGCTTCAACAAGGGAGAAATTTCAACAATAATTCTCATGACAACGAGGAGCTTGAATCTTTTCATCAGGCTGCATCTAGGCTTGGTATCACCTCTTCAAGAGCAGCACTTAGAGAGAGAAGAGCTTTGAAGAAACTCGTGGAAAGAGCCCGATCTGACGACGATAAAAGGAAGGAGTCTATCATAGCTTATCTCATGCATCTTATGAGAAAGTACTCAAAGGTTTTCAGGGGCGAGTTTTCGGATGACAATGACTCACAAGGATCAACACCTTGCTCCCCTACTATCCAGGGATCTTTTGAAGATGGTAACATGCTTGGGCGTAATGGTTTTGCTTTTGATCGGCAGTTTTCAAAACtcagttctttcaatttcaaGCCAAACTTCAGGAGATCAGAACAGATTCCTGTGCCTCCTGAAGAGTTAAGGTGCCCTATATCATTACAACTTATGTATGATCCAGTCATCATAGCTTCGGGGCAAACATATGAAAGGGTTTGTATAGAAAAATGGTTTGGTGATGGCCACAACACTTGTCCTAAAACTCAGCAGCAGCTCCCTCATCTTTCTTTGACTCCCAATTACTGTGTTAAAGGATTGGTGGCTAGTTGGTGTGAAATCAATAAGATTCCTGTTCCGGACAGTCCACCAGAATCACTGGATCTCAACTACTGGAGGCTAGTGTTGTCCGAAAGTGACTCTGCAAACTCAAAGTCGTTAGAAAGCTTAGAATCATGCAAGTTCAAGGGTGTTAAGGTTGAACCTTTGAATGACAGTGGTATCATTGAGGAGGCTGAAGGAAATGAACTGGAAGCAACTTCTGCGCAAGATGGGGATTGTGGAGATTATCATGCCTTCAAACGATGTCACGATTGTTTGGCCATCTTAGAGAAAGATGATGACTTAATGGAGAAATGCAAAGTGGTGGAGCAGCTAAGGCACTTGCTAAAAGATGATGAAGAAGCCAGGGTTTATATGGGGGCTAATGGTTTTGTAGAAGCTTTGCTGCATTTCTTGGACGCTGCTGTCTCTGACAGGAATAGGATGGCTCAAGAAATCGGGGCAATGGCTCTCTTCAATCTCGCTGTAAATAATAACAG AAACAAAGAATTGTTATTGGCTTCAGGAGTGCTTCCAATATTGCGAAAAATGATAGCTAATACCGATTCTGTTGGAGCAACAACTGCCCTTTACCTAAACCTTTCCTGCCTCGAGGAGGCCAAAGCCATTATGGGGACTACGCAGGAAGCTGTATATTTCTTGATCTCCGTCCTTAAGCATGAAACAGATGAACAATGTAAGATCGATGCCCTTCACACCCTATACAACATTTCCAGTCATTCGACCAATATCCCTCACCTTCTGGGAGCTGGTATCATTGATGGCCTTCAAAATCTCATCACACATCCCAGTGACCACTCTTCAACAGAGAAGTGCATTGCCATGTTAATTTACTTAGCTTCGAGTAAATCTGCAATAGATGAAATCATTGCCTCTCCTGGGCTTATTACCGGGCTTGCTACTATCTTGGATATCGGTGAGCCTGTAGAACAAGAACAAGCAGCAGCTTGTCTTCTGATATTATGTAATACGAGTGACAAGTGCTGTGAAATGGTTCTTCAAGAAGGTGTGATACCTTCATTAGTGTCGATTTCCGTAAATGGGACACTTAGAGGTAAACAGAAAGCCCAAAAGCTTCTGATGCTATTCCGGGAGCAGCGGCAACGAGATCCTTCACCTGTTCCTACTCGACCGATGCCTGAGAATAGTGAGATCGCCTTGCCTTCTCAAAATTCAAAGCCATTATGCAAGTCAATCTCGCGGCGAAAAGTGGGTAAAGCATTGAGTTGGTGGAAAAACAAGAGCTTTTCTGTGTACCAGTGTTGA
- the LOC142525670 gene encoding OVARIAN TUMOR DOMAIN-containing deubiquitinating enzyme 4-like isoform X1 → MLKSNLSLGNSFKTFRIPGDGRCLFRSVVHGACLRAGKASPTENRERELADELRATVADEFIKRRADSEWFVEGDFDTYVAQMRQPHVWGGEPELLMSSHVLQVPITVHMLDKRTNSVKTIAEYGQEYGKENPIRVLYHGCGHYDALTSSLDGSQRKMNKSR, encoded by the exons ATGCTTAAATCGAACCTTTCACTCGGTAACAGTTTCAAGACTTTTC GTATACCTGGTGATGGAAGGTGTTTGTTCCGGTCAGTGGTTCATGGCGCTTGTCTACGAGCAGGAAAGGCATCTCCAACAGAAAACCGTGAAAGGGAACTTGCAGATGAGCTTAGAGCAACG GTCGCAGATGAATTTATCAAGAGGCGTGCAGATTCTGAATG GTTTGTAGAAGGTGATTTTGATACTTATGTTGCACAGATGCGACAGCCCCATGTATGGGGTGGGGAACCTGAGCTTCTCATGTCATCACATGTTTTACA GGTTCCAATAACTGTTCACATGTTGGATAAGAGGACTAATTCTGTCAAGACTATAGCTGAATACGGCCAAGAATATGGGAAGGAGAATCCAATCCGCGTATTGTATCATGGTTGTGGGCACTATGACGCGTTAACGAGCTCTTTAGATGGTTCACAGCGGAAGAT GAATAAAAGTAGATGA
- the LOC142525670 gene encoding OVARIAN TUMOR DOMAIN-containing deubiquitinating enzyme 4-like isoform X2, producing MLKSNLSLGIPGDGRCLFRSVVHGACLRAGKASPTENRERELADELRATVADEFIKRRADSEWFVEGDFDTYVAQMRQPHVWGGEPELLMSSHVLQVPITVHMLDKRTNSVKTIAEYGQEYGKENPIRVLYHGCGHYDALTSSLDGSQRKMNKSR from the exons ATGCTTAAATCGAACCTTTCACTCG GTATACCTGGTGATGGAAGGTGTTTGTTCCGGTCAGTGGTTCATGGCGCTTGTCTACGAGCAGGAAAGGCATCTCCAACAGAAAACCGTGAAAGGGAACTTGCAGATGAGCTTAGAGCAACG GTCGCAGATGAATTTATCAAGAGGCGTGCAGATTCTGAATG GTTTGTAGAAGGTGATTTTGATACTTATGTTGCACAGATGCGACAGCCCCATGTATGGGGTGGGGAACCTGAGCTTCTCATGTCATCACATGTTTTACA GGTTCCAATAACTGTTCACATGTTGGATAAGAGGACTAATTCTGTCAAGACTATAGCTGAATACGGCCAAGAATATGGGAAGGAGAATCCAATCCGCGTATTGTATCATGGTTGTGGGCACTATGACGCGTTAACGAGCTCTTTAGATGGTTCACAGCGGAAGAT GAATAAAAGTAGATGA
- the LOC142525670 gene encoding OVARIAN TUMOR DOMAIN-containing deubiquitinating enzyme 4-like isoform X3: MNLGSGIPGDGRCLFRSVVHGACLRAGKASPTENRERELADELRATVADEFIKRRADSEWFVEGDFDTYVAQMRQPHVWGGEPELLMSSHVLQVPITVHMLDKRTNSVKTIAEYGQEYGKENPIRVLYHGCGHYDALTSSLDGSQRKMNKSR; the protein is encoded by the exons atgAATCTAGGCTCAG GTATACCTGGTGATGGAAGGTGTTTGTTCCGGTCAGTGGTTCATGGCGCTTGTCTACGAGCAGGAAAGGCATCTCCAACAGAAAACCGTGAAAGGGAACTTGCAGATGAGCTTAGAGCAACG GTCGCAGATGAATTTATCAAGAGGCGTGCAGATTCTGAATG GTTTGTAGAAGGTGATTTTGATACTTATGTTGCACAGATGCGACAGCCCCATGTATGGGGTGGGGAACCTGAGCTTCTCATGTCATCACATGTTTTACA GGTTCCAATAACTGTTCACATGTTGGATAAGAGGACTAATTCTGTCAAGACTATAGCTGAATACGGCCAAGAATATGGGAAGGAGAATCCAATCCGCGTATTGTATCATGGTTGTGGGCACTATGACGCGTTAACGAGCTCTTTAGATGGTTCACAGCGGAAGAT GAATAAAAGTAGATGA
- the LOC142525669 gene encoding uncharacterized protein LOC142525669 isoform X2 — protein MVLGLRSKHKRGASVRVQFIVHIQEIRPWPPSESLKSVQTVLIQWENGDQNFGSFLSVAGESSIVFNESFMLPITLHQDKKAGDKFKKNYLEFSLFEPRKDKAKGQLLGTASLNLADYGLINHLLSINVPLSFKKSSSISVQPALIISFDPVDRDSSNSSPKVPFLEYDDNSSEIASFTDDDTSSHSSMAAGSSTIMSVTTSPSHNEKNGYGNAGTDSLKEQNKNLRPPSNDSLFDARNHVNDYVSLSKFSERSMTSVKNSVSPSIRSSPSSISFREILTKPNNTAIGFVRGSVYPNSHEVIANSNYKSSRNTQQYVEDKSFIRFSPEADIYRKSSSSQDRELQPEDVLIDNSHVGLANTIEERVRKDIQWDDQILEGTSRSTGNKLLDKLSDDKTKRQVTTRNDTLAPNRKSPLVPPSINNKPQLKHVKSVQIHGTAKGNGFLADFYAGEKATDLDVYDVYHKKGKLSAKQKGKEQKGQHFDSKNEWKTRIEMLEEELKEAAAIEVGLYSVVAEHASSGNKVHAPARRISRFYSNICRDGSQAKRSSAARAAVSGLVLVSKSCGNDVPRLTYWLSNSIMLRAIVSQIAAELPHSNVSRMKHDGPEWAESESAGRITNKQLDSSHMDGEITKPTEEFDDFEDVLTFIIALEKVESWLFSRIVESVWWQTFTPHMQPNLAKSSDRTNNSSDMKKSNGRRNNTGNHELGNLSIELWKKAFKDACERLCPIRAGGHECGCLSVLVRLVMEQLVNRLDVAMFNAILRESAEEMPTDPFSDPISDSKVLPIPAGKTSFGAGAQLKNAIGNWSRWLTDLFGIEDESYEDTNILVDGNKPKSFKAFRLLHALSNLMMLPFGMLADASTRKEVCPTFGPALIKKVLNNFVPDEFCPEPMPRNIIAALDSEDISDRHEDMVTPFPCTATPTKYSPPAAALLTCVGEVGSQVLQSSRLSTLKKSYASDDELDELDSPLTSIIPDSFLTSSALAKLSLMPKEKGGRNVVRYQLLREIWKDVE, from the exons ATGGTTCTTGGGCTGAGGTCGAAGCACAAACGGGGTGCTTCAGTTAGAGTTCAGTTCATTGTCCATATACAGGAGATTAGGCCTTGGCCACCATCTGAGTCTCTTAAATCTGTTCAAACCGTTTTGATTCAGTGGGAAAATGGTGATCAGAATTTTGGTTCATTTCTCTCTGTTGCTGGGGAATCCAGTATCGTATTTAATGAGTCTTTCATGCTTCCTATTACTCTTCACCAAGATAAGAAAGCTGGCGACAAGTTTAAAAAGAATTATTTGGAGTTTAGCTTGTTCGAGCCTCGGAAAGATAAGGCTAAAGGACAACTCTTGGGGACAGCTTCATTGAATCTTGCAGATTATGGACTGATTAATCATTTGTTAAGTATAAATGTCCCTTTAAGCTTCAAGAAAAGTTCAAGTATTTCAGTCCAACCGGCTTTAATTATTAGTTTTGATCCGGTTGATAGGGATAGCTCTAATTCCTCACCTAAAGTTCCCTTCCTTGAATATGATGACAATAGCTCAGAAATCGCCTCTTTTACTGATGATGATACTTCTTCACATTCATCGATGGCCGCTGGTTCATCAACCATCATGTCTGTAACAACTTCACCATCTCATAATGAGAAG AATGGATATGGAAATGCTGGAACCGACTCTTTGAAAGAGCAAAACAAGAACTTAAGGCCTCCATCAAATGATTCGTTATTTGATGCCAGAAATCATGTAAATGACTATGTTTCATTGTCCAAGTTTTCTGAGCGAAGTATGACATCTGTCAAGAACTCTGTTTCCCCCTCCATTAGATCCTCTCCCTCATCCATAAGTTTCCGAGAGATACTTACTAAGCCTAATAACACCGCAATAGGTTTTGTGAGGGGAAGTGTTTACCCCAATTCCCATGAAGTTATTGCTAACAGCAACTATAAAAGTAGCAGAAACACTCAGCAATATGTAGAAGACAAATCCTTCATAAGATTTTCTCCTGAAGCCGATATTTATAGAAAAAGCAGTTCTTCTCAAGATAGAGAGTTGCAACCAGAAGATGTTTTGATTGACAACTCACATGTTGGTTTGGCGAATACCATTGAGGAAAGGGTAAGAAAAGATATTCAATGGGATGATCAGATATTGGAAGGGACAAGCCGTTCTACAGGGAATAAGTTACTCGATAAATTATCAGATGATAAGACAAAAAGGCAGGTGACAACAAGAAACGATACTCTTGCTCCAAATAGAAAATCTCCGTTAGTCCCACCATCCATCAATAACAAACCTCAGTTGAAGCACGTAAAATCTGTCCAAATACACGGCACAGCTAAAGGGAATGGATTTCTGGCCGACTTTTATGCTGGGGAAAAAGCAACAGACCTCGATGTATATGATGTCTATCACAAGAAAGGTAAACTTAGTGCAAAACAGAAAGGAAAGGAACAAAAAGGTCAGCATTTTGACAGTAAAAATGAATGGAAAACTAGAATTGAGATGCTTGAGGAAGAACTGAAAGAAGCTGCAGCAATTGAGGTTGGATTATATTCAGTAGTTGCTGAGCATGCCAGTTCGGGAAATAAGGTCCATGCCCCAGCTAGACGAATTTCAAGATTTTACAGTAACATTTGCCGAGATGGATCTCAAGCAAAGCGATCTAGTGCAGCAAGAGCTGCAGTGTCTGGTTTGGTTTTGGTTTCTAAATCATGTGGAAACGATGTCCCAAG GTTGACATACTGGTTATCAAATTCAATTATGTTGAGGGCCATTGTCAGCCAAATCGCTGCAGAATTACCACATTCTAATGTATCACGAATGAAACATGATGGTCCCGAATGGGCCGAATCTGAATCGGCTGGAAGAATTACAAATAAACAGCTAGACTCCTCTCACATGGATGGGGAGATTACTAAACCAActgaagaatttgatgattttgAGGATGTCTTGACATTCATTATTGCACTAGAAAAGGTTGAATCTTGGCTCTTTTCTCGGATCGTGGAATCGGTTTGGTGGCAG ACTTTTACCCCACATATGCAGCCAAATCTAGCAAAAAGTAGTGATAGAACTAACAACAGCTCAGACATGAAGAAATCAAATGGAAGAAGAAATAATACGGGTAATCATGAACTGGGAAACTTGTCTATAGAGTTATGGAAGAAAGCATTCAAAGATGCATGTGAAAGGCTTTGTCCAATCCGAGCTGGAGGGCATGAATGTGGCTGCTTATCTGTGCTGGTTAGACTG GTAATGGAGCAGCTAGTTAATAGATTGGACGTTGCAATGTTCAATGCTATCCTACGTGAATCTGCTGAAGAAATGCCAACTGATCCTTTTTCTGATCCCATTAGTGATTCCAAAGTCCTCCCAATTCCAGCTGGAAAAACAAGCTTTGGAGCTGGTGCACAGTTAAAAAATGCT ATCGGGAACTGGTCCAGATGGCTCACAGATCTTTTCGGCATAGAAGATGAGTCGTATGAGGATACTAACATTCTTGTTGATGGCAACAAACCAAAATCTTTCAAGGCTTTCAGGCTCCTCCATGCATTAAGTAATCTTATGATGCTTCCATTTGGAATGCTTGCTGATGCGTCCACCCGAAAAGAG GTTTGCCCGACATTTGGTCCAGCCCTAATCAAAAAGGTTCTGAACAATTTCGTTCCTGATGAATTCTGTCCTGAACCGATGCCACGCAACATAATTGCTGCCCTTGATTCCGAG GATATTTCTGACCGTCACGAAGATATGGTCACACCCTTTCCTTGCACCGCAACTCCCACAAAATATTCACCACCCGCAGCAGCTTTGCTAACTTGTGTGGGAGAAGTTGGAAGCCAAGTGCTTCAAAGTAGCAGACTATCAACACTCAAGAAATCATACGCTAGTGACGATGAGTTGGATGAACTCGACTCACCGTTGACATCAATCATTCCTGATAGCTTCCTCACTTCTTCTGCTTTAGCTAAACTCAGCTTGATGCCAAAGGAAAAGGGTGGGAGGAATGTTGTCAGATATCAGCTGCTTCGGGAAATATGGAAAGACGTTGAATAG
- the LOC142525669 gene encoding uncharacterized protein LOC142525669 isoform X1 — protein sequence MLYSISINQPALVFNYLALAMVLGLRSKHKRGASVRVQFIVHIQEIRPWPPSESLKSVQTVLIQWENGDQNFGSFLSVAGESSIVFNESFMLPITLHQDKKAGDKFKKNYLEFSLFEPRKDKAKGQLLGTASLNLADYGLINHLLSINVPLSFKKSSSISVQPALIISFDPVDRDSSNSSPKVPFLEYDDNSSEIASFTDDDTSSHSSMAAGSSTIMSVTTSPSHNEKNGYGNAGTDSLKEQNKNLRPPSNDSLFDARNHVNDYVSLSKFSERSMTSVKNSVSPSIRSSPSSISFREILTKPNNTAIGFVRGSVYPNSHEVIANSNYKSSRNTQQYVEDKSFIRFSPEADIYRKSSSSQDRELQPEDVLIDNSHVGLANTIEERVRKDIQWDDQILEGTSRSTGNKLLDKLSDDKTKRQVTTRNDTLAPNRKSPLVPPSINNKPQLKHVKSVQIHGTAKGNGFLADFYAGEKATDLDVYDVYHKKGKLSAKQKGKEQKGQHFDSKNEWKTRIEMLEEELKEAAAIEVGLYSVVAEHASSGNKVHAPARRISRFYSNICRDGSQAKRSSAARAAVSGLVLVSKSCGNDVPRLTYWLSNSIMLRAIVSQIAAELPHSNVSRMKHDGPEWAESESAGRITNKQLDSSHMDGEITKPTEEFDDFEDVLTFIIALEKVESWLFSRIVESVWWQTFTPHMQPNLAKSSDRTNNSSDMKKSNGRRNNTGNHELGNLSIELWKKAFKDACERLCPIRAGGHECGCLSVLVRLVMEQLVNRLDVAMFNAILRESAEEMPTDPFSDPISDSKVLPIPAGKTSFGAGAQLKNAIGNWSRWLTDLFGIEDESYEDTNILVDGNKPKSFKAFRLLHALSNLMMLPFGMLADASTRKEVCPTFGPALIKKVLNNFVPDEFCPEPMPRNIIAALDSEDISDRHEDMVTPFPCTATPTKYSPPAAALLTCVGEVGSQVLQSSRLSTLKKSYASDDELDELDSPLTSIIPDSFLTSSALAKLSLMPKEKGGRNVVRYQLLREIWKDVE from the exons ATGTTGTATTCAATCAGTATCAACCAACCAGCTTTAGTTTTTAATTATCTTGCTCTAGCTATGGTTCTTGGGCTGAGGTCGAAGCACAAACGGGGTGCTTCAGTTAGAGTTCAGTTCATTGTCCATATACAGGAGATTAGGCCTTGGCCACCATCTGAGTCTCTTAAATCTGTTCAAACCGTTTTGATTCAGTGGGAAAATGGTGATCAGAATTTTGGTTCATTTCTCTCTGTTGCTGGGGAATCCAGTATCGTATTTAATGAGTCTTTCATGCTTCCTATTACTCTTCACCAAGATAAGAAAGCTGGCGACAAGTTTAAAAAGAATTATTTGGAGTTTAGCTTGTTCGAGCCTCGGAAAGATAAGGCTAAAGGACAACTCTTGGGGACAGCTTCATTGAATCTTGCAGATTATGGACTGATTAATCATTTGTTAAGTATAAATGTCCCTTTAAGCTTCAAGAAAAGTTCAAGTATTTCAGTCCAACCGGCTTTAATTATTAGTTTTGATCCGGTTGATAGGGATAGCTCTAATTCCTCACCTAAAGTTCCCTTCCTTGAATATGATGACAATAGCTCAGAAATCGCCTCTTTTACTGATGATGATACTTCTTCACATTCATCGATGGCCGCTGGTTCATCAACCATCATGTCTGTAACAACTTCACCATCTCATAATGAGAAG AATGGATATGGAAATGCTGGAACCGACTCTTTGAAAGAGCAAAACAAGAACTTAAGGCCTCCATCAAATGATTCGTTATTTGATGCCAGAAATCATGTAAATGACTATGTTTCATTGTCCAAGTTTTCTGAGCGAAGTATGACATCTGTCAAGAACTCTGTTTCCCCCTCCATTAGATCCTCTCCCTCATCCATAAGTTTCCGAGAGATACTTACTAAGCCTAATAACACCGCAATAGGTTTTGTGAGGGGAAGTGTTTACCCCAATTCCCATGAAGTTATTGCTAACAGCAACTATAAAAGTAGCAGAAACACTCAGCAATATGTAGAAGACAAATCCTTCATAAGATTTTCTCCTGAAGCCGATATTTATAGAAAAAGCAGTTCTTCTCAAGATAGAGAGTTGCAACCAGAAGATGTTTTGATTGACAACTCACATGTTGGTTTGGCGAATACCATTGAGGAAAGGGTAAGAAAAGATATTCAATGGGATGATCAGATATTGGAAGGGACAAGCCGTTCTACAGGGAATAAGTTACTCGATAAATTATCAGATGATAAGACAAAAAGGCAGGTGACAACAAGAAACGATACTCTTGCTCCAAATAGAAAATCTCCGTTAGTCCCACCATCCATCAATAACAAACCTCAGTTGAAGCACGTAAAATCTGTCCAAATACACGGCACAGCTAAAGGGAATGGATTTCTGGCCGACTTTTATGCTGGGGAAAAAGCAACAGACCTCGATGTATATGATGTCTATCACAAGAAAGGTAAACTTAGTGCAAAACAGAAAGGAAAGGAACAAAAAGGTCAGCATTTTGACAGTAAAAATGAATGGAAAACTAGAATTGAGATGCTTGAGGAAGAACTGAAAGAAGCTGCAGCAATTGAGGTTGGATTATATTCAGTAGTTGCTGAGCATGCCAGTTCGGGAAATAAGGTCCATGCCCCAGCTAGACGAATTTCAAGATTTTACAGTAACATTTGCCGAGATGGATCTCAAGCAAAGCGATCTAGTGCAGCAAGAGCTGCAGTGTCTGGTTTGGTTTTGGTTTCTAAATCATGTGGAAACGATGTCCCAAG GTTGACATACTGGTTATCAAATTCAATTATGTTGAGGGCCATTGTCAGCCAAATCGCTGCAGAATTACCACATTCTAATGTATCACGAATGAAACATGATGGTCCCGAATGGGCCGAATCTGAATCGGCTGGAAGAATTACAAATAAACAGCTAGACTCCTCTCACATGGATGGGGAGATTACTAAACCAActgaagaatttgatgattttgAGGATGTCTTGACATTCATTATTGCACTAGAAAAGGTTGAATCTTGGCTCTTTTCTCGGATCGTGGAATCGGTTTGGTGGCAG ACTTTTACCCCACATATGCAGCCAAATCTAGCAAAAAGTAGTGATAGAACTAACAACAGCTCAGACATGAAGAAATCAAATGGAAGAAGAAATAATACGGGTAATCATGAACTGGGAAACTTGTCTATAGAGTTATGGAAGAAAGCATTCAAAGATGCATGTGAAAGGCTTTGTCCAATCCGAGCTGGAGGGCATGAATGTGGCTGCTTATCTGTGCTGGTTAGACTG GTAATGGAGCAGCTAGTTAATAGATTGGACGTTGCAATGTTCAATGCTATCCTACGTGAATCTGCTGAAGAAATGCCAACTGATCCTTTTTCTGATCCCATTAGTGATTCCAAAGTCCTCCCAATTCCAGCTGGAAAAACAAGCTTTGGAGCTGGTGCACAGTTAAAAAATGCT ATCGGGAACTGGTCCAGATGGCTCACAGATCTTTTCGGCATAGAAGATGAGTCGTATGAGGATACTAACATTCTTGTTGATGGCAACAAACCAAAATCTTTCAAGGCTTTCAGGCTCCTCCATGCATTAAGTAATCTTATGATGCTTCCATTTGGAATGCTTGCTGATGCGTCCACCCGAAAAGAG GTTTGCCCGACATTTGGTCCAGCCCTAATCAAAAAGGTTCTGAACAATTTCGTTCCTGATGAATTCTGTCCTGAACCGATGCCACGCAACATAATTGCTGCCCTTGATTCCGAG GATATTTCTGACCGTCACGAAGATATGGTCACACCCTTTCCTTGCACCGCAACTCCCACAAAATATTCACCACCCGCAGCAGCTTTGCTAACTTGTGTGGGAGAAGTTGGAAGCCAAGTGCTTCAAAGTAGCAGACTATCAACACTCAAGAAATCATACGCTAGTGACGATGAGTTGGATGAACTCGACTCACCGTTGACATCAATCATTCCTGATAGCTTCCTCACTTCTTCTGCTTTAGCTAAACTCAGCTTGATGCCAAAGGAAAAGGGTGGGAGGAATGTTGTCAGATATCAGCTGCTTCGGGAAATATGGAAAGACGTTGAATAG